TTCTGCGCATCCTGGTCGACGAACTTGAAGGTCAGTTGCAGCCAGTCGCTCTCAGGCTTGGGCTCCAGCGCCGCAATAGCGTGCAGGTAGCCATTTAGCCGCGCCGTTTCGGCATTCTCGCCTTGCTCCAGGTCCAGCACCGCGCCTTCGAGCACCTGTGGCAGGTTGGTGCCGCGACGCACCACCAGCAGGGCTTCCTTGAGGCTCAGGGCCTTGATCATGCACGGCTGGGTTCCGCTGGACAGCCGCAGTTGGCCTTGGCCACGACCAGCCTGGGCCGCCGCAGCGGCGGTCTTCGGCGTGGGGGCGTTGATCAGAGGCTTGGCCGCCGCGGCCACAGGCGCGGCGGCGGGTGCGGTTACCTTGGCCGCGTCTGGACGACCGCCGGTCAGGGCGCTGAGCGAGTCGTTGGCGAACGCCGAGTTGACTCGCGCCGGCGCGCTGGACATCAGGCTGTCGAGCTTGCCGATCTTGGTCAGCGACTTCTTCACCTTGGTCAGCAGCTGCTCGTTGGTGAACGGCTTGCCGACGAAATCGGACACACCGGCCTGGATTGCCTGGATCACGTTTTCCTTGTCACCACGGCTGGTCACCATGATGAACTGCATGGTCTTCATCTCTTCCTGCTGGCGGCACCAGGTCAGCAGTTCAAGGCCGGACATCTCCGGCATCTCCCAGTCGCACAGGACCAGGTCGAAACGTTCCTTGCTCAGCATGGCCATGGCCTTGCGGCCATTGACCGCGTCCTC
This window of the Pseudomonas mosselii genome carries:
- a CDS encoding response regulator translates to MSKVNVLVVDDAPFIRDLVRKCLRNAFPGMVIEDAVNGRKAMAMLSKERFDLVLCDWEMPEMSGLELLTWCRQQEEMKTMQFIMVTSRGDKENVIQAIQAGVSDFVGKPFTNEQLLTKVKKSLTKIGKLDSLMSSAPARVNSAFANDSLSALTGGRPDAAKVTAPAAAPVAAAAKPLINAPTPKTAAAAAQAGRGQGQLRLSSGTQPCMIKALSLKEALLVVRRGTNLPQVLEGAVLDLEQGENAETARLNGYLHAIAALEPKPESDWLQLTFKFVDQDAQKLDYLSRLIARGTAQKHFTPGA